A region of the Ferviditalea candida genome:
CTTTGTTTCCGCCAAAACCAAGCAGCGGCTTCAGACGATCCTGCCGATGGTCAACGAAGTCGCGGAGCAGCATTCCATGCGCATCAAAACGCATGTGCTGAACGATGTCATTACGGACGCAGTGGCGATGGCGTCTCCTCCTTCGGATAAGGGCAAGCGGCTGAGGATCAACTACATCACCCAAGTCGCGGTAAAGCCGCCGACGTTTGTGCTGTTTGTCAATGAGCCCGAGCTCCTGCATTTTTCATACGCAAGGTATTTGGAAAACAAAATTCGCGATGCCTTTCAATTTGAGGGGACGCCGATACGGCTGACCGCTCGGAAAAAATCCGAAGACGAATAGGGGAGAGGTTCTTGTTTTACATCATTCCGATCGTGTCAAGTTATTTATTGGGTTCTTTAATCTTCAGCCTGATCGTCGGGAAGCTTTTGAAGGGTGTGGATGTTCGCAGCCACGGCAGCGGAAATGCAGGCGCAACCAATACGCTGAGAGTTCTGGGCATCGGTCCGGCCATTCTCGTGCTGGCTCTGGATATCGGAAAAGGGGTGCTGGCCGTTTGGTTGGGCAAATGGTTCGCACCCGATCTATTATGGGTTCATGTGGTTTGCGGAATCAGTGTCATTATCGGCCATAATTGGCCGGTTTTCTTCCGTTTCAGGGGAGGCAAAGGGATTGCCACAACGATTGGTATGGTGGCCACTTTAAGTTTTCTGCCGGGTCTGATGGCCGGAATTATTGCTATTTTATCCATAATTATAACCCGTTATGTGTCTCTCGGATCTTTATTGTTTACCGGATTGCTGCCGATTTTTTTAGTCATCATGCATTATCCTGTCGAATTGATCTTTGCCAGCATACTGCTGTTCATTTTTGCCGTATGGAGACATCGGAAGAATATCGAAAAATTGCTCCATGGACAGGAAAACAGGCTGGGAGCGAAAAAACGGGAGGAGACGCAATGACGCCGAAGAAGGTATCCGTTCTGGTTGCCGGAAGCTGGGGCACGGCTTTGGCCACGGTGCTGGCCGACAATGATATGGATGTGACCCTTTGGTCCCGAAGCCGCCATCAGGTGGAGGAAATTAACAGCCTGCATCGCAACAGCCGGTTTTCACAGGATATTCAGCTGCCTCCCAATATCCGTGCGACTGACTCCTTGGAAGAAGCAGTAATCGGGGCGGATGCCGTGATTCTTGTTCCTCCTTCGTCCGGTATGCGCGAAATTGCGTGCAAGCTGCGGGCATACATGGATGCCAATACCTTGCTCGTTCATGCCACGAAGGGTTTCGAAGCGGATACGGTACTGAGAATGTCCGAGGTGATTGCCGAGGAGTTGCCCGGATATGACAAGGACAATATCGTCGTTCTATCAGGCCCCAGCCATGCCGAAGAAGTGATACTCAAAAGCCCGACCGCAGTGGTCGTTGCCGCGGGCCATACAGAGGCGGCGGAGGCGGTGCAGGATCTGTTCATCAATTCCTATTTTCGGGTATATACGAATCCCGACGTCATCGGCGTAGAGGTCGGCGGAGCCTTGAAGAATGTTATTGCCCTCGGAGCCGGTTTATCCGACGGTCTCGGCTTCGGCGACAATGCCAAGGCTGCGCTGTTGACAAGGGGGCTTGCTGAAATCGGCCGTCTCGGTTTGGCGATGGGGGCCAGTCCGATGACGTTCGCCGGGCTGGCAGGCATCGGCGATCTGGTAGTCACCTGTACGAGCAAGCACAGCCGCAACTGGAGAGCCGGGTATATGCTCGCCAAGGGAGTGCCTTTGGATGAGGTGCTTGCGACGATGGGGATGGTGGTTGAGGGTGTTCGCACAACGAAAGCCGCCCGCGCGCTGGCACATAAATTCCAAACGGAGCTTCCGATAGCGGAAGAACTTTACCGAGTTCTGTTTGAAGGGAAATCTCCGAAAACGGCCGTAGAGGATTTAATGGGCCGGGGCCGGACACACGAAATGGAGGATATTGCGCGAACAAGTTTTGGAAAACGGCAGCCGTAAGCCTACACCGAACTCATCCAACACTCATAGGATATATAAAACATCTTATGAGGAGGTTGGCAATGAGCAGCAAGGATCTGTCCAAAGATGTTTTAAACATCGTCAAGAACAAGACCGGCAAATCCGTGACCGAGAAAGATATTCACAAACTTGCCAGCAAGGTTGGGCCGAAAACGGTGCAGAGCGAAGAGAAATTGCGCGAGTTGATTTTGCAGGTATCCCGAATGGTCAATATCCCGGTATCCGAATCGACGATTTCCGAAATTATCAAAGCTGTCCAAAAAAGCGGATTAAATCCCAATAACATGGAACAGATGATGAAAGCGATGATGGGCAAAAAATAGGGGCGGATTTTTTCCGCTCCTTAGAGTGACGAGGAACTCTAAGAATGAAATGAAGTCTTTTTTCGGGTGGGGGTATCTTCTTCCGTCGCTCTTGAAACCAGGAAATGTAATTTAAAAATTGTGGTGTTTTCCCGGTTTCAAAGACAGTAAAAGTTTTCTAACGAAAACTTTTACTGTCTTTGAAATGGCGTTGTTGCCTCGAACTATCATTCATAGAACGCCATTTCAAGAGCAGTCGGAGTCCATACCCATCTCCTTTGAACAGTGCTAAAGCGTGGAGCGAATTTGTTATGTATATGTTATAATGATAAATCGGACAGAACTAATATCGGTAACGGGAGTTTGAGAAACTATGAGCAGTATGGATAAAATGTGGGCGTCCTTTATCGCCATGGGATTGATGGTGCTGGCATCCGTGCTGATTACCTTTGCCAGAGGGAAAACAAGCGGAGCGGTACGGTTCATTTTGTCCCTTATCGCATTTGTGCTTTTCATTCCCATCCTTATTTTAATGCTGTTATCGATGATGTGATTCGGAGGAGAAAATGCTTGAGCTAAAAGGCAAGAGAACACAGAAAGATGTAGGAACGGTCATCGGTCGGACAATTCTGGAGCATGCCCTTGAGCACAAAGTGGAATGGGGTTTTTCCTGCGTGCGGGGAACCTGCGCCAGATGCCGGACTTTCGTTGCGGAAGGAAGGGACAATTTGGGGGAACCGACTAAGGCGGAACGGGACAGGCTTGATCCGGAGGAAATTGAAGAAGGGTACCGCTTGGGCTGCCAAGCGGTCATTGTCAAAGAAGGCCGTATAGTGGTCGTCAACAGTACTTATTTTTAAGCGGTTAACCATTGCAAGTTGCGGGCTCTCGGAAAGGCGGGCCGCTCCGCAGAAAGGACAACGGATGCAAGTTTCGATCAGATTTTTGCCAAGCGGCCGAACGGTCAAAGTAAAGCAGGGAACGACGATTTTGGAGGCCGGGAAAAAAGCCGGCGAGGCGATACGGACCCGATGCGCAGGGAAGGCTGCCTGTTTGATGTGCAAGATCCTTGTTCGGGATCAGGCCGGTTTATCGCCGGTCACCCGGAATGAACGCGTCAAATTGGGGGAGATGGCCGACCGCAATTACCGCTTGGCCTGCCAGTCCAGAATCTGGGCAGACGTTGAGGCGGAGGTTCCCGAAGATCCGCTGAAGGCCGTCATCCGCAAAAAGCTGGCATCCGAGGAAGACCAGTGAGAACGTTCCTTGCCATTTCCATGGCACCAGCGAGTGATGAAAATGGCAAGCGATATGTCCTTGAAGAATTCGCATCAGTTCAATCAAAGGATGGGAAATCATGAATCATCGAATTGGCAATGCCGGATCGGGAATGTTCCGGCTCTTGAAACATGTTCTGTTCATCGCCTTATTCGGAGTGATGCTGGGCACGCTTGCCGGCTGTATGTATCCGGACAATCTGCGCAAAGAAAACCAAATCCCCCCGCGGGACCAATTATTTATCGTACAGCATGCCATTGATGAATTTCACAAGGCAACCGGCGTGCTGCCGATCATTAACAGTACGATGGACACACCGCTTTATGAAAAATATAAGATTGATTTTAAAAAACTTATGGAGAATCAATACTTGAGCTCAATCCCGGCGAATGCGTATGAACAAGGAGGAACCAATATCTATGTGTTGGTTAACCCTGAGCTCAAGCCTGAAGTCAAGCTGATGGATCTTATTTCCTATCAGGACGTTGGAGATATCCAGAAAGCGGTCGATGCGTATCGTTCCGCGCATGAAAATCAGCTTCCCACCGGTCAACCGGTTGCTCCCGGTTTCTATTTGCCGGATTTCGGCAAGATGGGCATGAAGCAAGGCCAGATCCGGAGCGTCTATTCTCACGGGTATTTATCCCTGCTGCTTCACCGTTCCGGAGAGGTGGTCATTGATTATGCCCCGGAAATTATGCAGATCATGAATAAGAAAGGGATTGCTTCTCCTCCGCCCGATACCGATTTGCGAACGTATTTGGTCGACAATTCGTTTTTCGTGCCCGTCAAATCTTTTCCATATTATTGGAAAAATAACGAACCTGTTGTAAGCGAGCGTTGATGGGCTCGGATCATTAGTTGGACGGTTGCAATGAGATGCCGTTTTTTTCAAACATGTTCATATAATCAAGCGGAGAGCATATACATCAAAATTGATAAGTTTGGTGGAAGCCTGCGTGAGGCCGGATCGTCGATCCGGCTGAAAAACTAGGCATAAACCATTTCGTGATACATATATTGTTACTAGTCCAAAAGCATGTACGAGTTTCGCCGCTGACTATTTTGAACGATCAAAGGAGGGCATCTCATTGGAAAAAGTTGATATTTTCAAGGACATTGCGGAGCGAACCGGCGGAGACATTTATCTCGGGGTCGTTGGCGCGGTCCGGACGGGGAAATCGACTTTTATCAAGCGATTTATGGAAAGCGTCGTTCTGCCCAACATCCGCAGCGAAGCCGATCGCATCCGTGCGACGGATGAGCTTCCGCAAAGCGCTGCAGGCAGAACGATTATGACGACCGAGCCGAAATTTGTTCCCAATAATGCTGTTCATCTGCATGTGGCCGAAGGTTTGGAAGTGAACGTCCGCTTGGTGGATTGCGTAGGTTACGCTGTAGAGGGGGCTAAAGGTTATGAAGACGAGAACGGCCCCAGAATGGTAACCACACCCTGGTTCGAGGAACCCATCCCCTTCCAGGAGGCAGCAGAAATCGGCACGAGAAAAGTCATTCAGGAGCATTCCACGCTGGGAGTGGTCGTCACTACCGACGGCAGCATAGCGGAAATTCCCCGAGAGGATTACGTCGAAGCGGAAGAAAGAATCATCAACGAATTGAAGGAGGTCGGCAAGCCGTTCATTCTGATCGTCAATTCCATTCAACCGAACGGCGATGCCGCTCAGGGGCTGCGTGCGGAGCTGGCGGAGAAATACGATATTCCCGTTATGGCAGCAAGTGTGGCCAATATGGGAGAAGCCGATTTCATGCGGGTGCTCAAGGAAGTGCTGTATGAATTCCCGGTGCACGAAGTGAACGTCAATCTTCCGAGCTGGGTCATGGTGCTTAATGAAAGGCATTGGCTGCGGAGCAGTTTTGAAATTTCGGTTCGCGAAACGGTTAAGGAGATCCGCCGTTTGCGCGATGTGGACCGCGTGGTCAGCCAGTTTGAAGAGTACGACTTTATCGATCGGGCCGGTCTCGCCGGGATGAACATGGGTCAGGGCGTGGCGGAGATCGACCTGTATGCTCCGGATGAACTGTACGACAAAATTTTGATGGAAGTCGTCGGAGTGGAAATTCGCGGCAAAGATCATCTGCTGCAGCTTATGCAGGATTTCTCCTATGCCAAGCGGGAATATGACCGGTATTCGGAAGCGATGGAAATGGTCAAAACGACGGGCTACGGCATCGCCGCTCCTTCTTTGGAGGAGATGACGCTGGACGAACCGGAATTGATCAGACAAGGCTCGCGATTCGGCGTGAGACTGAAAGCGACCGCCCCTTCGATTCATATGATTCGCGTGGATGTGGAATCCGAATTTGCTCCGATTATCGGAACGGAAAAACAAAGTGAAGAGCTTGTAAGGTATTTGATGCAGGATTTCGAAGACAATCCTACGAGGATTTGGGAATCGGATATTTTCGGCCGCTCCCTTCATTCTATCGTCAGGGAAGGCATACAAGGAAAAATTGCCATGATGCCCGATAATGCGCGCTACAAGCTGCAGGAGACCCTGGGAAGAATCATCAATGAAGGTTCGGGCGGATTGATTGCAATCATCCTCTAATCGCAAGCAAAAAAGCACCTGCGAAGGTGTTTTTTGCTGTTTCGACAGACTTCTTTTTCTCAAAAAAAGTGTCGGGAATGTATATTTTCCGAAAAATCAGTAAAGACAGGTATATAACGGACATTTTCCATTTGAGGGGGAGGTGATTGCATGAATAAATCGGATTTGATCGCCAGAGTCGCCGAAAGCACCGACCTTTCCAAGAAAGACGTGACGAAAGCGGTCGATGCAGTATTCGAGGCGATTTCTGAAGCGCTTCACAAAGGGGATAAAGTTCAGCTTGTGGGATTTGGAAATTTTGAAGTTCGTGAACGTGCTGCCCGCAAAGGGCGCAACCCGCAAACAGGCGAGGAGATTGAAATACCGGCGAGCAGGGTGCCTGCATTTAAGCCCGGAAAAGCTTTAAAAGA
Encoded here:
- the plsY gene encoding glycerol-3-phosphate 1-O-acyltransferase PlsY gives rise to the protein MFYIIPIVSSYLLGSLIFSLIVGKLLKGVDVRSHGSGNAGATNTLRVLGIGPAILVLALDIGKGVLAVWLGKWFAPDLLWVHVVCGISVIIGHNWPVFFRFRGGKGIATTIGMVATLSFLPGLMAGIIAILSIIITRYVSLGSLLFTGLLPIFLVIMHYPVELIFASILLFIFAVWRHRKNIEKLLHGQENRLGAKKREETQ
- a CDS encoding NAD(P)H-dependent glycerol-3-phosphate dehydrogenase; translation: MTPKKVSVLVAGSWGTALATVLADNDMDVTLWSRSRHQVEEINSLHRNSRFSQDIQLPPNIRATDSLEEAVIGADAVILVPPSSGMREIACKLRAYMDANTLLVHATKGFEADTVLRMSEVIAEELPGYDKDNIVVLSGPSHAEEVILKSPTAVVVAAGHTEAAEAVQDLFINSYFRVYTNPDVIGVEVGGALKNVIALGAGLSDGLGFGDNAKAALLTRGLAEIGRLGLAMGASPMTFAGLAGIGDLVVTCTSKHSRNWRAGYMLAKGVPLDEVLATMGMVVEGVRTTKAARALAHKFQTELPIAEELYRVLFEGKSPKTAVEDLMGRGRTHEMEDIARTSFGKRQP
- a CDS encoding stage VI sporulation protein F encodes the protein MSSKDLSKDVLNIVKNKTGKSVTEKDIHKLASKVGPKTVQSEEKLRELILQVSRMVNIPVSESTISEIIKAVQKSGLNPNNMEQMMKAMMGKK
- a CDS encoding DUF2768 family protein, producing the protein MSSMDKMWASFIAMGLMVLASVLITFARGKTSGAVRFILSLIAFVLFIPILILMLLSMM
- a CDS encoding 2Fe-2S iron-sulfur cluster-binding protein, producing MLELKGKRTQKDVGTVIGRTILEHALEHKVEWGFSCVRGTCARCRTFVAEGRDNLGEPTKAERDRLDPEEIEEGYRLGCQAVIVKEGRIVVVNSTYF
- a CDS encoding 2Fe-2S iron-sulfur cluster-binding protein, with protein sequence MQVSIRFLPSGRTVKVKQGTTILEAGKKAGEAIRTRCAGKAACLMCKILVRDQAGLSPVTRNERVKLGEMADRNYRLACQSRIWADVEAEVPEDPLKAVIRKKLASEEDQ
- the spoIVA gene encoding stage IV sporulation protein A, whose amino-acid sequence is MEKVDIFKDIAERTGGDIYLGVVGAVRTGKSTFIKRFMESVVLPNIRSEADRIRATDELPQSAAGRTIMTTEPKFVPNNAVHLHVAEGLEVNVRLVDCVGYAVEGAKGYEDENGPRMVTTPWFEEPIPFQEAAEIGTRKVIQEHSTLGVVVTTDGSIAEIPREDYVEAEERIINELKEVGKPFILIVNSIQPNGDAAQGLRAELAEKYDIPVMAASVANMGEADFMRVLKEVLYEFPVHEVNVNLPSWVMVLNERHWLRSSFEISVRETVKEIRRLRDVDRVVSQFEEYDFIDRAGLAGMNMGQGVAEIDLYAPDELYDKILMEVVGVEIRGKDHLLQLMQDFSYAKREYDRYSEAMEMVKTTGYGIAAPSLEEMTLDEPELIRQGSRFGVRLKATAPSIHMIRVDVESEFAPIIGTEKQSEELVRYLMQDFEDNPTRIWESDIFGRSLHSIVREGIQGKIAMMPDNARYKLQETLGRIINEGSGGLIAIIL
- a CDS encoding HU family DNA-binding protein codes for the protein MNKSDLIARVAESTDLSKKDVTKAVDAVFEAISEALHKGDKVQLVGFGNFEVRERAARKGRNPQTGEEIEIPASRVPAFKPGKALKDGI